The following coding sequences are from one Azospirillum humicireducens window:
- a CDS encoding isocitrate lyase/PEP mutase family protein: MSRGSEFRNRVLAQKTVWSAGAYDALSARFIEAAGFDALMTSGFGVSASFLGQPDAELYTMSENLTVVRNVVSAVNVPVIADIDTGYGNAINVMRTIREFEASGVSAVIMEDQVAPKRCPICVGGVEVIPMDEGVAKIQAAVEARRDPNMLIIARTDVVDPAAAMERGRAYVAAGADMIQPISKCFKDIDGLRAMREAVGVPLSLQLLGWLEKLSADEVEEVAGMATYALVPLMTVASALKENLAALAERRSTRDLPRPVTDHNSFIDFIGFPQIEELQKRYLKTA, from the coding sequence ATGTCCCGGGGATCTGAATTCCGCAACCGTGTGCTGGCGCAGAAGACCGTCTGGTCGGCCGGCGCCTATGACGCCCTGTCCGCCCGCTTCATCGAGGCGGCCGGCTTCGACGCGCTGATGACCTCGGGCTTCGGCGTCTCGGCCTCCTTCCTCGGCCAGCCGGATGCCGAGCTCTACACCATGTCGGAAAACCTGACGGTGGTCCGCAACGTGGTGTCGGCGGTCAATGTCCCGGTCATCGCCGACATCGACACCGGATACGGCAACGCCATCAACGTGATGCGCACGATCCGCGAGTTCGAGGCGTCGGGCGTGTCCGCCGTCATCATGGAGGACCAGGTGGCGCCCAAGCGCTGCCCGATCTGCGTCGGCGGGGTCGAGGTGATCCCGATGGACGAAGGCGTCGCCAAGATCCAGGCGGCGGTCGAGGCCCGGCGCGATCCCAACATGCTGATCATCGCCCGCACCGACGTGGTCGATCCGGCCGCCGCGATGGAGCGCGGGCGCGCCTATGTCGCCGCCGGCGCCGACATGATCCAGCCGATCAGCAAATGCTTCAAGGACATCGACGGACTGCGCGCCATGCGCGAGGCGGTCGGCGTGCCGCTGTCGCTGCAGCTGCTCGGCTGGCTGGAGAAGCTGTCGGCCGACGAGGTCGAGGAGGTGGCCGGCATGGCGACCTACGCGCTGGTGCCGCTGATGACCGTCGCCTCGGCGCTGAAAGAGAATCTGGCCGCACTGGCGGAACGCCGCTCCACCCGCGACCTGCCGCGCCCGGTGACCGACCACAACAGCTTCATCGACTTCATCGGCTTCCCGCAGATCGAGGAATTGCAGAAGCGCTACCTGAAGACCGCCTGA
- a CDS encoding IclR family transcriptional regulator produces MDTEQDDNQGAEKNGLSVRAVSRALAVLRSFYLEGPTLTLTEVATAAKLDKGTARRILLTLVQDGFVAFDAQSQKYSLGLEILKLAGAVPERRDLRQIASTILSRLAKSTGSTVFLSVYHDGSAVCLDQFHSDRSVEVRWWIVGGQLPMNCGAAPRVLLAYLPEAEVERVLSRGTTRLTPHTTTDPRQLAKELEEVRERGWSVAIDDVIEGLAAIAMPLFDPDGRLIAAVSLTGLTPHIVRNGQPNFLDEMRGAVREISSNLYSLSAPPLHRAARAQSVLGG; encoded by the coding sequence ATGGACACCGAACAGGATGACAACCAGGGCGCGGAAAAGAACGGCCTCAGCGTCCGCGCCGTGTCGCGCGCTCTGGCCGTGCTGCGCAGCTTCTATCTGGAGGGGCCGACGCTGACCCTGACGGAGGTCGCGACCGCCGCGAAGCTCGACAAGGGGACGGCCCGGCGCATCCTTCTGACGCTGGTGCAGGACGGCTTCGTCGCCTTCGACGCGCAGAGTCAGAAATACAGCCTGGGGCTGGAGATCCTGAAACTGGCGGGGGCGGTGCCGGAACGCCGCGACCTGCGCCAGATCGCTTCCACCATACTGTCGCGGCTGGCGAAATCCACCGGCAGCACCGTGTTCCTGTCGGTCTATCATGACGGATCGGCCGTGTGCCTGGACCAGTTCCACAGCGACCGCTCGGTCGAGGTGCGCTGGTGGATTGTCGGCGGGCAGCTGCCGATGAACTGCGGTGCGGCACCGCGCGTGCTGCTGGCCTACCTGCCGGAGGCGGAGGTGGAGCGCGTGCTGTCGCGCGGGACCACGCGCCTCACCCCCCACACCACCACCGACCCCCGCCAGCTGGCGAAGGAGCTGGAGGAGGTGCGGGAGCGTGGCTGGTCGGTGGCAATCGACGACGTGATCGAGGGGCTGGCCGCCATCGCCATGCCGCTGTTCGACCCGGACGGACGGCTGATCGCGGCGGTCAGCCTGACGGGCCTGACCCCCCACATCGTCCGCAACGGCCAGCCCAATTTCCTCGACGAGATGCGCGGCGCGGTGCGGGAGATCTCGTCCAACCTCTATTCGCTGTCGGCCCCGCCGCTGCATCGCGCCGCCCGTGCCCAGTCGGTGCTCGGGGGGTAG
- a CDS encoding alpha/beta fold hydrolase codes for MSTPHYVTIGQGQLRVWRSGYGPDLLVLPGLIAAASTRADQLARDLPGWTVTAVDLPGIGRSSGAWAEDIAGLARIIADGASALGLPPCPLLVFDLAAPLATALQDSRTGWQPEAVLLADAAAAEGWAARHLAPAPLAPRDDGTHLAVLWAHLRDAHVLEPRDARHPAVRGAPLPDPAAQDAMLCTASAAPHRYEALWSLCLDAMPSLADPAGIVRVETLDAAAKTLSAMISKQPDAGPLPPTQPFADPLRVWHDYANTPRGRVHLRRAGRGRPLLALQSAPGSSAPLLPLLHGLAPGWEVIAPDYLGNGESDKPDRAVDIGTLAEDVLAVADALGLDRFDLWGTHTGALVALELTVRHPERVGRAVLEAPVLIPPDFSADILTNYFPPLVADRWGLHLLQAWNMRRDMFMFWPWYRQERAAARAIGIPDAAVLHDWTMGLLASGAHYDRSYRAAFHYDTRARLPRLTRPALICAGPADMLVEGLAEAERLAPAGTEVASTPATVWYPGQEASAVEATIARYAAFLRGDSAADSHRVA; via the coding sequence ATGTCGACACCCCATTACGTGACCATCGGACAGGGGCAGTTGCGCGTCTGGCGCAGCGGGTACGGTCCCGACCTGCTGGTGCTGCCCGGCCTGATCGCCGCCGCCTCCACCCGTGCCGACCAGTTGGCCCGCGACCTGCCGGGCTGGACCGTCACCGCGGTCGATCTCCCGGGAATCGGCAGGTCGAGCGGCGCATGGGCGGAGGACATCGCCGGCTTGGCCCGCATCATCGCGGACGGCGCCAGCGCATTGGGCCTTCCCCCCTGTCCGCTGCTGGTCTTCGACCTTGCGGCACCGCTGGCGACCGCATTGCAGGACAGCAGGACAGGTTGGCAACCCGAAGCCGTCCTGTTGGCCGACGCGGCAGCGGCGGAAGGTTGGGCGGCGCGCCACCTCGCCCCCGCCCCGCTGGCCCCGCGCGACGACGGCACCCATCTGGCCGTGCTGTGGGCCCATCTGCGCGATGCCCATGTGTTGGAGCCGCGCGACGCCCGGCATCCGGCCGTACGGGGCGCCCCCCTGCCCGACCCCGCCGCCCAGGATGCGATGCTGTGCACCGCCTCGGCTGCGCCGCACCGTTACGAGGCGCTGTGGAGCCTGTGCCTCGATGCGATGCCGAGCCTCGCCGACCCGGCGGGCATCGTCCGTGTCGAGACTCTCGACGCAGCCGCCAAAACGCTGTCGGCCATGATATCCAAGCAGCCCGATGCCGGACCGCTGCCGCCGACGCAGCCTTTCGCCGATCCGCTGCGGGTCTGGCACGACTATGCCAACACGCCACGGGGCCGCGTCCATCTGCGCCGGGCCGGGCGCGGCCGGCCGCTGCTGGCCCTGCAATCGGCCCCCGGCTCCTCCGCACCGTTGCTGCCGCTGCTGCACGGGCTGGCGCCGGGATGGGAGGTCATCGCCCCCGACTATCTCGGCAACGGCGAATCCGACAAGCCCGACCGCGCCGTCGATATCGGCACGCTGGCCGAGGATGTGCTGGCGGTCGCCGATGCGCTCGGCCTCGACCGTTTCGACCTTTGGGGCACCCACACGGGCGCGCTGGTGGCGCTGGAACTGACGGTCCGCCATCCCGAGCGTGTCGGACGCGCGGTGCTGGAGGCGCCGGTGCTGATCCCGCCCGACTTCAGCGCCGACATCCTGACCAACTATTTCCCGCCGCTGGTCGCCGACCGCTGGGGCCTGCACCTGCTCCAGGCCTGGAACATGCGGCGCGACATGTTCATGTTCTGGCCGTGGTACAGGCAAGAACGCGCCGCCGCCCGCGCCATCGGCATTCCCGACGCCGCGGTGCTGCATGACTGGACCATGGGCCTGCTGGCGAGCGGCGCGCATTACGACCGCTCCTACCGCGCCGCCTTCCACTACGACACCCGCGCCCGCCTGCCGCGCCTGACACGGCCGGCGCTGATCTGCGCCGGGCCTGCCGACATGCTGGTGGAAGGGCTGGCGGAGGCGGAGCGGTTGGCGCCAGCGGGAACGGAGGTCGCGTCGACCCCGGCCACCGTCTGGTATCCCGGCCAGGAAGCCTCCGCTGTCGAGGCGACCATCGCCCGCTACGCCGCCTTCCTGCGCGGCGACAGCGCCGCCGATTCGCACCGCGTGGCATAG
- a CDS encoding 3-isopropylmalate dehydratase large subunit gives MGYTITEKILARAAGLPAVRAGQDIKAKPDFVLAYDFPGYTDVYFKTMKEDFGIERVAEPERFGIFIDHMVPTATAKEEELHINTRSWCAENNVPLFERHGIGHQVAAEVGYATPGAFVVHFDGHVSQLGTFGTLAIGLRRNVMEAFVSDTVSIRVPDTVRVNLRGSLRPGVMARDVFHHLVRRLGPSSCRFQVLELGGPSVAAMSTEGLQTITGLAMFTGALTAIVNPDPVRLDYALPRARKTLEPVSSDPDAHYSAVHDIDLSDLEPIVVAPPTPADTRDLTEFLGLEINAGYLGSCASGRLEDLRAAAKVLEGRRVKTGVSLHIVPTSQELMAAAAREGLVSTLVEAGAFVSSPSCDYCFGRIATMTAGQRAVSTGTLNVRGRMGSPDSEIYLCNAAVVAASAIEGRIADPRPYL, from the coding sequence ATGGGCTACACCATCACCGAGAAGATCCTGGCACGCGCGGCGGGGCTGCCCGCGGTGCGCGCCGGACAGGACATCAAGGCGAAGCCGGACTTCGTGCTGGCCTACGACTTCCCCGGCTACACCGATGTCTATTTCAAGACGATGAAGGAGGATTTCGGCATCGAGCGGGTGGCCGAGCCGGAACGCTTCGGCATCTTCATCGACCACATGGTGCCGACCGCCACCGCCAAGGAAGAGGAGCTGCACATCAACACGCGCAGCTGGTGCGCGGAGAACAATGTGCCTCTGTTCGAACGGCACGGCATCGGCCATCAGGTGGCTGCCGAGGTCGGCTATGCAACGCCGGGCGCCTTCGTCGTCCATTTCGACGGCCATGTCAGCCAGCTCGGCACCTTCGGCACGCTCGCCATCGGGCTGCGCCGCAACGTGATGGAAGCCTTCGTCAGCGACACCGTGTCGATCCGCGTGCCGGATACGGTGCGGGTGAATTTGCGCGGGTCTTTGCGGCCCGGCGTGATGGCGCGCGACGTGTTCCACCATCTGGTGCGCCGGTTGGGGCCGAGTTCCTGCCGCTTCCAGGTGCTGGAGCTGGGCGGCCCGTCGGTGGCGGCGATGTCGACGGAGGGGCTGCAGACCATCACCGGACTCGCGATGTTCACCGGCGCCCTGACCGCCATCGTCAACCCCGACCCGGTGCGGCTCGACTACGCCCTGCCGCGCGCCCGCAAAACGCTGGAGCCGGTGTCGAGCGATCCGGACGCGCACTATTCCGCCGTCCACGACATCGACCTGTCGGATCTGGAACCCATCGTCGTCGCACCGCCGACCCCGGCGGACACCCGCGACCTGACCGAGTTCCTGGGGCTGGAGATCAACGCCGGCTATCTCGGTTCCTGCGCGTCGGGCCGGCTGGAGGATCTGCGGGCGGCGGCCAAGGTGCTGGAAGGCCGGCGGGTCAAGACCGGCGTCTCGCTGCACATCGTGCCGACCAGCCAGGAGCTGATGGCGGCGGCGGCGCGCGAGGGGCTGGTCTCAACCCTGGTGGAAGCAGGGGCCTTCGTCTCCTCCCCCAGCTGCGACTATTGCTTCGGCCGCATCGCGACGATGACGGCGGGACAGCGCGCGGTCTCCACCGGCACCCTGAACGTCCGCGGCCGGATGGGCAGCCCGGATTCGGAGATTTACCTCTGCAACGCCGCGGTGGTCGCCGCCTCCGCCATCGAGGGCCGGATCGCCGATCCGCGCCCGTACCTGTGA
- a CDS encoding 3-isopropylmalate dehydratase, whose protein sequence is MTETTLNMPAMKGRVAFIFDEVNFDVDQIVGVKNIKITDVAELAQVAMQAYDPDFAKSVRPGDLLVGADNFGYGHPHYPPMKAMRHLGVTGVIAESFSPGYWRGEVSMGFPQVSCPGILGFVRRWDEIEVDWAAGVVRNHTQGTEIPFEPLPQADAEMIEAGGLVPFLKRQAAQQREQKDHAHVPGI, encoded by the coding sequence ATGACCGAAACCACGCTCAACATGCCGGCGATGAAGGGCCGCGTCGCCTTCATCTTCGACGAGGTGAATTTCGACGTCGACCAGATCGTCGGCGTCAAGAATATCAAGATCACCGACGTGGCCGAGCTGGCGCAGGTCGCCATGCAGGCCTACGACCCGGACTTCGCCAAGTCGGTACGGCCGGGCGACCTGCTGGTCGGCGCCGACAATTTCGGCTACGGCCACCCGCATTACCCGCCGATGAAGGCGATGCGTCATCTTGGCGTCACCGGGGTGATCGCAGAGTCCTTCTCGCCCGGCTACTGGCGCGGCGAGGTCAGCATGGGCTTCCCGCAGGTCAGCTGCCCCGGGATCCTCGGCTTCGTCCGGCGCTGGGACGAAATCGAGGTGGACTGGGCGGCGGGCGTGGTCCGCAACCACACCCAAGGCACCGAAATTCCCTTCGAGCCGCTGCCGCAGGCGGATGCCGAGATGATCGAGGCCGGCGGCCTCGTCCCCTTCCTGAAGCGGCAGGCGGCCCAGCAACGCGAACAAAAGGATCATGCGCATGTCCCGGGGATCTGA
- a CDS encoding MBL fold metallo-hydrolase, with translation MHTIALGAFTVTRIEEMLTPGFDPGFLFPAYDDAILTRNPELAEPNFLDPASRRLMSSMHSWLIRTDRHVILVDTGCGNHKERHTPGFERFHMLDKPYLRNLAAAGVQPEDVTLVINTHLHIDHVGWNTQLVDGRWVPTFPNARYIYGAQEFKHWRSPDGGLIGMPGNGPVMEDSVLPVWEAGQVELIEDGDRILDGLSVELAPGHTAGQMFVRLESDRHAAYFTGDCLHQPMQVARPDWNSRFCEDQAQAVATRRRLLDNAADRGALVFPAHFGAPHTGFVRRTAETFRFEPLAA, from the coding sequence ATGCACACCATCGCCCTTGGTGCGTTCACGGTCACGCGGATCGAGGAAATGCTGACGCCGGGCTTCGACCCCGGCTTCCTGTTTCCGGCCTACGACGATGCGATCCTGACCCGGAACCCCGAACTGGCCGAACCGAATTTCCTCGACCCGGCGTCACGGCGCCTGATGTCGAGCATGCATTCCTGGCTGATCCGCACCGACCGCCATGTGATCCTGGTCGACACCGGATGCGGCAACCACAAGGAACGCCACACGCCCGGCTTCGAACGCTTCCACATGCTGGACAAGCCCTATCTGCGCAACCTCGCGGCGGCGGGCGTGCAGCCGGAGGACGTGACGCTGGTCATCAACACCCATCTGCACATCGACCATGTCGGCTGGAACACCCAACTGGTCGACGGGCGCTGGGTTCCGACCTTCCCCAATGCCCGCTACATCTACGGCGCGCAGGAGTTCAAGCACTGGCGCAGCCCCGACGGCGGGCTGATCGGCATGCCGGGCAACGGCCCGGTGATGGAGGACAGCGTCCTGCCGGTCTGGGAAGCCGGACAGGTGGAGCTGATCGAGGACGGCGACCGGATCCTCGACGGGCTGTCGGTGGAGCTGGCCCCCGGCCACACCGCCGGCCAGATGTTCGTCCGGCTGGAATCGGACCGGCACGCCGCCTACTTCACCGGCGACTGCCTGCACCAGCCGATGCAGGTGGCGCGCCCCGACTGGAACAGCCGCTTCTGCGAGGATCAGGCGCAGGCGGTGGCGACGCGCCGCCGGCTGCTGGACAATGCCGCCGACCGCGGCGCCCTGGTCTTCCCCGCCCATTTCGGCGCTCCCCATACCGGCTTTGTCCGCCGGACGGCCGAGACTTTCCGGTTCGAGCCGCTCGCGGCCTGA
- a CDS encoding class I adenylate-forming enzyme family protein: MAWPEGTGVPKRRELLFGTRLVPCYSERPATVDAMFRAAVARRPDGEALVDGERRYSYAQLDGLVTRAAAGLIAGGAKPGTRMALVLSNRSEFLIALLAAARAGVVAVPISAREQRPGIAGILNDCGASILIHDAALADRMPDAAEVPSLALRLSAGGAVEGCRPFEELLVSDPALPAPAVEQGEEDTAVILYTSGTTGKPKGALLAHVNIIHSAMHFEECWDYREGERAVLAVPASHVTGLVAVVMAMIRVAGCTVMMPAFDVAGFLELASRERMTTTVLVPAMYNLCLLRADFSRYDLSSWRIGGFGGAPMPEATVEAMAERLPELHLLNAYGSTECATIISVVPIGSTRACLDSVGMCVPCGDLRIVDDQGRECPPGVSGEVWIRGPMTIRGYWNREDATRDSFVDGYWRSGDIGALDERGHLRLYDRKNDVINRGGHKIYSVEVENLLVRHADVVEAAAVAHPDPVLGEKIHVFVISKSGSLTEDDVRDFCRASLADYKVPDYVTLLGDALPRNANGKVTKRVLRDQVSAG; the protein is encoded by the coding sequence ATGGCCTGGCCGGAAGGAACGGGCGTTCCCAAACGGCGCGAGCTGCTTTTCGGCACGCGTCTCGTACCATGCTACAGCGAGCGTCCGGCGACCGTCGACGCCATGTTCCGCGCAGCGGTGGCCCGCCGGCCCGACGGCGAGGCGCTGGTGGATGGCGAGCGGCGCTACAGCTATGCGCAACTGGACGGGTTGGTGACGCGCGCCGCCGCCGGGCTGATCGCAGGAGGCGCCAAACCGGGCACGCGCATGGCCTTGGTGCTGAGCAACCGGTCGGAGTTCCTGATCGCGCTGCTGGCGGCGGCACGGGCGGGCGTCGTCGCGGTGCCGATCAGCGCGCGCGAACAGCGGCCGGGCATCGCCGGTATCCTGAATGACTGCGGCGCCTCCATCCTGATCCATGACGCCGCGCTTGCCGACCGCATGCCCGACGCGGCGGAGGTGCCGTCATTGGCGCTGCGGCTGTCGGCCGGCGGCGCGGTGGAGGGCTGCCGGCCGTTCGAGGAACTGCTGGTGAGCGATCCCGCCCTACCGGCCCCGGCGGTGGAGCAGGGGGAGGAGGACACCGCCGTCATCCTCTACACCTCCGGCACCACGGGGAAGCCGAAGGGCGCGCTGCTGGCCCATGTGAACATCATCCACTCCGCGATGCATTTCGAGGAATGCTGGGACTATCGCGAGGGGGAGCGGGCGGTGCTGGCGGTGCCGGCCTCCCATGTCACCGGGCTGGTCGCCGTGGTGATGGCGATGATCCGGGTCGCCGGCTGCACGGTGATGATGCCGGCCTTCGACGTCGCCGGCTTCCTGGAACTGGCGAGCCGGGAGCGGATGACCACCACGGTGCTGGTCCCGGCGATGTACAATCTCTGCCTGCTTCGCGCCGATTTCAGCCGCTACGACCTGTCGTCCTGGCGGATCGGCGGCTTCGGCGGCGCGCCGATGCCGGAAGCGACGGTGGAGGCGATGGCGGAGCGGTTGCCCGAGCTGCATCTGCTGAACGCCTATGGTTCCACCGAATGCGCCACCATCATCAGCGTCGTCCCCATCGGCAGCACCCGAGCCTGCCTGGATTCGGTCGGGATGTGCGTGCCCTGCGGCGACCTGCGGATCGTCGACGACCAGGGCCGCGAATGCCCGCCGGGGGTGAGCGGGGAGGTGTGGATCCGCGGGCCGATGACCATCCGCGGCTATTGGAACCGCGAGGACGCCACCCGCGACAGCTTCGTCGACGGCTATTGGCGGTCCGGCGATATCGGGGCGCTGGATGAGCGGGGCCATCTGCGGCTCTACGACCGCAAGAACGACGTCATCAACCGCGGCGGCCACAAGATCTATAGTGTGGAGGTCGAAAACCTGCTGGTCCGCCATGCCGACGTGGTGGAGGCGGCGGCGGTGGCCCATCCCGATCCGGTGCTGGGCGAGAAGATCCACGTCTTCGTCATCTCCAAGTCCGGCAGTTTGACCGAAGACGACGTGCGCGACTTCTGCCGGGCCAGCCTCGCCGACTACAAGGTGCCCGACTATGTGACCCTGCTGGGCGACGCGCTGCCGCGCAACGCCAACGGCAAGGTGACGAAGCGCGTGCTGCGCGATCAGGTTTCCGCCGGGTGA
- a CDS encoding siderophore ABC transporter substrate-binding protein produces the protein MTIVTRRRDLLTAGLAIGVSGLAPVLMPRAAFSQTAAPGTIRHSQGETTLSKTVNKVLCFDMASLDTLDALGIPVAGVPTQSKPPYLAKYDGPGYARIGTLFEPDYEVVNAAQPDLIVVGGRSGPKYAELSAIAPTIDLTVKPEHFFDSALENAAILGRIFGRSAEVKARADKLRATVAEVKSVAAGAGKGLLILTTGGKISAYGPGSRFGVLHTEYGVVPAAEKLDASNHGQAVNFEFILQTNPDWLFVLDRDSAIGREGQSAKQLLDNDIMRRTTAWRKGQVVYLNAANWYLIGGGLQAMQQDADDIKAALTGKA, from the coding sequence ATGACCATCGTGACGCGCCGCAGGGATCTGTTGACGGCAGGTCTGGCGATCGGGGTTTCCGGCCTGGCGCCCGTCCTGATGCCGCGGGCCGCCTTCAGCCAGACCGCAGCCCCCGGCACCATCCGCCATTCCCAGGGCGAGACGACGCTGTCCAAGACGGTGAACAAGGTCCTGTGCTTCGACATGGCGTCGCTCGACACGCTGGATGCGCTGGGCATTCCGGTGGCTGGCGTGCCGACCCAGTCGAAGCCGCCCTATCTCGCCAAGTATGACGGCCCCGGCTATGCCAGGATCGGCACATTGTTCGAGCCGGATTACGAGGTGGTGAACGCCGCCCAGCCCGACCTGATCGTCGTCGGCGGCCGGTCCGGCCCGAAATATGCCGAGCTGTCGGCCATCGCTCCCACCATCGACCTGACGGTGAAACCGGAGCACTTCTTCGACAGCGCGCTGGAGAATGCCGCCATCCTGGGCCGCATCTTCGGCAGGAGCGCCGAGGTGAAGGCCCGCGCCGACAAGCTGCGCGCGACGGTGGCCGAGGTGAAGTCGGTCGCGGCGGGGGCCGGCAAGGGCCTGCTGATCCTGACCACCGGCGGCAAGATCAGCGCCTATGGTCCGGGATCGCGCTTCGGCGTGCTGCACACCGAATATGGCGTCGTGCCGGCCGCCGAGAAGCTCGACGCCTCCAATCACGGGCAGGCGGTCAATTTCGAGTTCATCTTGCAGACCAACCCGGACTGGCTGTTCGTGCTCGACCGCGATTCCGCCATCGGCCGGGAAGGGCAGTCGGCCAAACAACTGCTGGACAACGACATCATGCGCCGGACCACCGCATGGCGGAAGGGGCAGGTGGTCTATCTGAACGCGGCGAACTGGTATCTGATCGGCGGTGGTCTGCAAGCCATGCAGCAGGATGCCGACGACATCAAGGCGGCCCTGACGGGAAAGGCGTGA
- a CDS encoding FAD-binding oxidoreductase, with the protein MSIAALEGTATLLDALRAVLGPDGLLDDEKSRNFYANDVFWQPGIAPLAIALPRDRDAVAATVRAAHDAGAAVVPRGGGMSYTKGYLPEGPNSVVIDSRRLNRIVELNTDSLYVTVETGCTWAALNEALEGTGLRTGYWGPLSGINATIGGALSQNSAFFGSALHGTVAESVLGVTVVLADGRTVTTGSGGRVGTKPFTRSGGPDLTGLFLGDNGAMGFKVAATLRLHRRPEHTDFLSFGFATMQAMAAAQVEMARARCVSEGFGIDRTKVEHSASVNKLSDGLKTLGNVAKAGKSLFQGAKEALSVATAGTAFLKDHNFTLHLVVEGRSETQLRETMQIVREIGARHGKEIENSVPKVMRSKPFGPVRGMLGREGQRWVPIHAIFPLGDADKVVAANDAFFAEKRGFMEQHGIIYSVMTMTVGNDFFLEPAFYWTDEITPLHAASLGEDVVKPWRDRPANPAARNAVAELRRATQELYCSLGGVSWQVARDYPFREIVTPETWSLLEGVKRAVDPQGLMNPGSLGLGR; encoded by the coding sequence ATGAGCATCGCCGCCCTCGAAGGCACGGCCACCCTGCTTGACGCCCTGCGCGCCGTACTCGGCCCCGACGGCCTGCTGGATGACGAAAAGAGCCGCAACTTCTACGCCAACGACGTCTTCTGGCAGCCGGGCATCGCGCCGCTCGCCATCGCCCTGCCGCGCGACCGCGACGCGGTCGCCGCCACCGTGCGCGCCGCCCATGACGCCGGCGCGGCGGTGGTGCCGCGCGGCGGCGGCATGTCCTACACCAAGGGCTATCTGCCCGAAGGCCCGAATTCGGTCGTCATCGACAGCCGCCGGCTGAACCGGATCGTCGAGCTGAACACCGACAGCCTCTATGTGACGGTTGAGACCGGCTGCACCTGGGCGGCGCTGAACGAGGCGCTGGAGGGTACGGGCTTGCGCACCGGCTATTGGGGGCCGCTGTCGGGCATCAACGCCACCATCGGCGGCGCCCTGTCGCAGAACAGCGCCTTCTTCGGCTCAGCCCTGCACGGCACCGTGGCGGAGAGCGTGCTGGGCGTCACCGTGGTGCTGGCCGACGGACGCACCGTCACCACCGGGTCGGGCGGGCGGGTCGGCACCAAGCCCTTCACCCGCTCGGGTGGTCCCGACCTGACCGGCCTGTTCCTGGGCGACAACGGCGCCATGGGCTTCAAGGTGGCGGCGACGCTGCGGCTGCACCGCCGGCCGGAGCACACCGATTTCCTGTCCTTCGGCTTCGCCACCATGCAGGCGATGGCCGCGGCGCAAGTGGAAATGGCGCGGGCGCGCTGCGTCTCGGAAGGCTTTGGCATCGACCGCACCAAGGTCGAGCATTCGGCCAGCGTCAACAAGCTGTCCGACGGGCTGAAGACGCTGGGCAACGTGGCGAAGGCCGGCAAGTCGCTGTTCCAGGGCGCCAAGGAGGCGTTGAGCGTCGCCACCGCCGGCACTGCCTTCCTCAAGGACCACAACTTCACCCTCCATCTGGTGGTGGAGGGGCGCAGCGAGACCCAGCTGCGCGAGACGATGCAGATTGTGCGCGAGATCGGCGCCCGCCACGGCAAGGAGATCGAGAACAGCGTGCCCAAGGTCATGCGCTCCAAGCCCTTCGGGCCGGTGCGCGGCATGCTGGGGCGCGAGGGCCAGCGCTGGGTCCCGATCCACGCCATCTTCCCGCTGGGCGACGCCGACAAAGTGGTCGCCGCCAACGACGCTTTCTTCGCGGAAAAGCGCGGCTTCATGGAGCAGCACGGCATCATCTATTCGGTGATGACCATGACGGTCGGCAACGACTTCTTCCTGGAGCCGGCCTTCTACTGGACCGACGAGATCACGCCGCTGCATGCCGCCAGCCTGGGCGAGGACGTCGTGAAGCCCTGGCGCGACCGACCGGCCAACCCGGCGGCGCGCAACGCGGTGGCGGAACTGCGCCGTGCGACGCAGGAACTGTATTGCAGCCTGGGCGGCGTCAGCTGGCAGGTCGCCCGCGACTATCCGTTCCGCGAGATCGTGACACCCGAAACCTGGTCGCTGCTGGAAGGCGTCAAGCGCGCCGTCGATCCGCAGGGGCTGATGAATCCCGGTTCCCTCGGCCTCGGCCGCTGA
- a CDS encoding EamA family transporter, with protein MTDGLFPSWMLWALLSACFAALTAIFAKVGVEGIDSDLATLIRTAVIFPLLIGIVVSSGRPLAPSAISGKTWLFLVLSGLATGASWLCYFRALKLGPASQVAPVDKLSVVLVALFGVLFLGEQLSAPNWLGVVLIAAGVILLAFK; from the coding sequence ATGACCGATGGCCTGTTTCCGTCCTGGATGCTGTGGGCCCTGTTGTCGGCCTGTTTCGCGGCGCTGACCGCCATCTTCGCCAAGGTCGGGGTGGAGGGAATCGACTCCGACTTGGCCACGCTGATCCGCACGGCTGTCATCTTCCCGCTGCTGATCGGCATCGTCGTCTCGTCGGGCCGGCCGCTGGCGCCGTCCGCCATATCGGGCAAGACCTGGCTGTTCCTGGTTCTGTCCGGCCTGGCCACCGGGGCGTCCTGGCTGTGCTATTTCCGTGCGTTGAAGCTCGGTCCCGCCTCGCAGGTCGCCCCCGTCGACAAGCTCAGCGTCGTGCTGGTCGCCCTGTTCGGCGTGCTGTTCCTCGGTGAACAGCTTTCGGCGCCGAACTGGCTCGGCGTCGTCCTGATCGCTGCCGGGGTGATCCTGCTGGCCTTCAAATAG